In Streptomyces sp. SID8374, one genomic interval encodes:
- a CDS encoding alpha/beta hydrolase fold domain-containing protein, with the protein MGNLDTEHPWAARIAVGGHSAGAGLAAAPALRACDEQGPPVRFQLLDQPELDDRPDTWPRQNFTDTPWINRDTIAASRQHYLGPAPATPYAAPARAADLSGLPPAYIATAEFCPNRDEGLAYGLRLMRAHVPVELHQWPGTFHGPQALLSACVSQRQTAELGATLRRGLAGWVGGLAEGVGGVVRRGGPGA; encoded by the coding sequence ATGGGGAACCTGGACACCGAACACCCGTGGGCCGCCCGGATCGCGGTCGGCGGGCACAGCGCCGGTGCGGGCCTCGCGGCCGCGCCGGCGCTGCGGGCATGCGACGAGCAGGGGCCGCCGGTCCGCTTCCAACTCCTCGACCAGCCGGAGCTGGACGACCGGCCGGACACCTGGCCGCGGCAGAACTTCACGGACACGCCCTGGATCAACCGGGACACCATCGCCGCGTCGCGGCAGCACTACCTGGGCCCGGCACCCGCCACGCCGTACGCCGCCCCGGCCCGGGCCGCCGACCTCTCGGGTCTGCCGCCCGCGTACATCGCGACCGCCGAGTTCTGCCCGAACCGCGACGAAGGCCTCGCCTACGGGCTGCGCCTGATGCGGGCACACGTCCCGGTCGAACTGCACCAGTGGCCCGGCACCTTCCACGGGCCGCAGGCGCTGCTCTCCGCCTGTGTCTCCCAGCGGCAGACAGCCGAACTCGGCGCCACACTGCGCCGCGGCCTGGCGGGGTGGGTCGGGGGGCTAGCGGAAGGAGTCGGCGGGGTGGTCCGGCGGGGTGGGCCCGGGGCCTGA
- a CDS encoding MFS transporter, whose amino-acid sequence MDGTVAGGSGTEAAARHGRWLLVVALTVQFLVSLDMSVVNVALPDIRGDLGFGRDGLLWVVNAYALAFGGLLMLGGRLADLAGPRRVLTAGLVLFGLASLAGGLAWSPGSLVAARAVQGVGAAALAPVAFALITLAFPAGPARSRALGLWGMAGAAGGAVGVLAGGVLTDAAGWRAVMLVNVPIVAFALAAAARTGPVGRQRRTGARLDLAGALLATAGTTLLVLGLVRASDDGWGSAVTLSTLGAAVLLLAAFVAVELRTPSPLLRPGLLRGRPVLTANLFCLLLASAQFGAFYFVSLYMQLVLGYGPTAAGFAFLPFCVGVVAGSILATRAVAVLGIRRLMTVGGVLAALGMGWFAATATVDGSFLASILGPSLLCSLGIGLCFVPLGTAATTDVVPGETGMASGLLNSSRQVGGSLGLAVLVTVAAQVTGGGTGVRDLSAGYAAAFWVAAGLLAAAALAAYVLLPGESRAGGGPVAAQPVAAEPGGDAADR is encoded by the coding sequence ATGGACGGCACGGTGGCAGGCGGGTCGGGGACGGAAGCGGCGGCGCGACACGGGCGGTGGCTGCTGGTGGTGGCGCTCACCGTGCAGTTCCTGGTGTCGCTGGACATGTCCGTGGTGAACGTGGCCCTGCCCGACATCCGCGGCGACCTCGGCTTCGGCCGGGACGGGCTGCTCTGGGTCGTCAACGCGTACGCCCTCGCCTTCGGCGGACTCCTCATGCTCGGCGGCCGGCTCGCCGACCTGGCGGGGCCCCGCCGCGTGCTCACGGCGGGCCTGGTCCTCTTCGGCCTCGCCAGCCTGGCCGGCGGTCTCGCCTGGTCGCCCGGGTCGCTGGTCGCGGCGCGGGCCGTCCAGGGCGTGGGCGCCGCCGCCCTCGCCCCGGTGGCGTTCGCCCTGATCACCCTCGCCTTCCCGGCCGGGCCCGCCCGCTCCCGGGCGCTCGGGCTCTGGGGTATGGCGGGTGCGGCGGGCGGTGCGGTCGGGGTGCTGGCGGGCGGCGTGCTCACCGACGCGGCGGGGTGGCGGGCCGTGATGCTCGTCAACGTGCCGATCGTCGCCTTCGCCCTGGCCGCCGCCGCGCGTACCGGACCGGTCGGCAGGCAGCGCCGGACCGGCGCCCGGCTGGACCTCGCCGGGGCGCTCCTGGCCACGGCCGGGACGACGCTGCTGGTCCTCGGCCTCGTACGGGCATCCGACGACGGGTGGGGCTCGGCCGTCACGCTCTCCACGCTCGGTGCGGCGGTGCTCCTGCTGGCCGCGTTCGTCGCCGTCGAACTCCGTACGCCATCGCCTCTGCTCCGGCCCGGCCTGCTGCGGGGGCGGCCGGTGCTCACCGCCAACCTGTTCTGCCTGCTGCTGGCCTCGGCCCAGTTCGGCGCGTTCTACTTCGTCTCGCTCTACATGCAGCTGGTCCTCGGCTACGGGCCGACGGCCGCCGGGTTCGCGTTCCTGCCGTTCTGCGTGGGCGTCGTCGCGGGCTCCATCCTGGCCACCCGCGCGGTCGCGGTGCTCGGCATCCGGCGGCTGATGACCGTGGGCGGCGTGCTGGCGGCGCTCGGGATGGGCTGGTTCGCGGCCACCGCCACGGTCGACGGCTCCTTCCTCGCCTCGATCCTCGGCCCGTCGCTGCTCTGCTCGCTGGGCATCGGCCTCTGCTTCGTCCCGCTCGGTACGGCGGCCACCACCGACGTGGTGCCCGGCGAGACCGGTATGGCCTCCGGGCTGCTCAACAGCTCCCGCCAGGTCGGCGGTTCGCTCGGCCTCGCGGTGCTGGTCACGGTCGCCGCCCAGGTCACGGGCGGCGGCACCGGGGTGAGGGACCTCTCGGCCGGTTACGCGGCGGCGTTCTGGGTCGCGGCCGGGCTCCTGGCGGCCGCCGCGCTGGCGGCGTACGTCCTGCTGCCGGGGGAGAGCCGGGCGGGCGGCGGCCCGGTGGCCGCCCAGCCGGTCGCGGCGGAGCCTGGAGGCGACGCGGCGGACCGATGA
- the tsaB gene encoding tRNA (adenosine(37)-N6)-threonylcarbamoyltransferase complex dimerization subunit type 1 TsaB, whose protein sequence is MDTATPAVTVALHDGASVIASSGQVDARRHGELLLPAVDRVLAEAGVKLDAVTGVVVGVGPGPYTGLRVGLVTAATFGSALSVPVHGLCTLDGLAYAAGQDGLEGPFAVATDARRKEVYWARYEDARTRSGEPAVDRPADIAEALAGLPVVGQGAVLYPDAFPDARGPEHVAAGALAALAAERLAAGQELSAPQPLYLRRPDAQVPKNYKVVTPK, encoded by the coding sequence ATGGATACCGCCACGCCCGCCGTCACCGTCGCCCTGCACGACGGTGCGTCCGTCATCGCCTCCTCCGGCCAGGTCGACGCCCGCAGGCACGGTGAACTGCTGCTGCCCGCCGTCGACCGGGTCCTCGCCGAGGCCGGGGTGAAACTCGACGCCGTGACGGGCGTGGTCGTGGGCGTCGGCCCCGGCCCCTACACCGGGCTGCGCGTCGGCCTGGTCACCGCGGCGACCTTCGGCTCCGCCCTCTCCGTACCGGTGCACGGCCTCTGCACCCTGGACGGCCTCGCGTACGCCGCCGGGCAGGACGGCCTGGAAGGGCCCTTCGCCGTGGCGACGGACGCGCGCCGCAAGGAGGTCTACTGGGCGCGGTACGAGGACGCCCGCACCCGTTCGGGGGAACCCGCCGTCGACCGCCCCGCCGACATCGCCGAGGCGCTGGCCGGGCTCCCCGTGGTCGGCCAGGGCGCGGTGCTCTACCCGGACGCCTTCCCGGACGCGCGCGGTCCGGAGCACGTGGCCGCCGGGGCGCTCGCCGCGCTCGCCGCCGAACGGCTGGCCGCCGGGCAGGAGCTGTCGGCGCCGCAGCCCCTCTATCTGCGCCGGCCCGACGCGCAGGTCCCGAAGAACTACAAGGTGGTCACCCCGAAGTGA
- a CDS encoding polysaccharide deacetylase family protein: MKRHRPVSVVLAALLAATITSACASETGGGGAGAPGGPAKPAAGQPNEAAPQAGPARALDTYAEELKRRQAARAVAAKKWGLAKTPLAAPEPPEVKPRITTRKGFEVRDDKGLPPVFTTVPTKEKIVFLTMDDGAEKDPALLRMMTELDIPYSAFLSDYVTNDNYAYFQQMQKRGVVISNHTLNHRYLPGLSYAEQKREICGQQEKILKNYGKRPTLFRPPYGNYNRDTLVVAKSCGITAVPLWSAEAFADHMEWREWDRDLHPGDIVLTHFRGKGAWKGTMPDMIRLVMKTITDKGYAVAKLEDYV; this comes from the coding sequence ATGAAGCGGCACCGGCCGGTCTCCGTCGTGCTGGCGGCCCTCCTGGCCGCCACCATCACCTCGGCCTGCGCGTCGGAGACGGGTGGCGGCGGCGCGGGAGCCCCGGGCGGACCGGCGAAGCCCGCCGCCGGGCAGCCGAACGAGGCCGCCCCGCAGGCCGGGCCCGCCCGCGCTCTGGACACGTACGCCGAGGAACTCAAGCGCAGACAGGCCGCACGGGCCGTCGCCGCGAAGAAGTGGGGGCTGGCCAAGACCCCGCTCGCCGCCCCCGAACCGCCGGAGGTGAAGCCGCGCATCACCACCCGCAAGGGGTTCGAGGTCCGGGACGACAAGGGGCTGCCGCCCGTCTTCACCACCGTCCCCACCAAGGAGAAGATCGTCTTCCTCACCATGGACGACGGGGCGGAGAAGGACCCCGCGCTGCTGCGGATGATGACCGAACTGGACATCCCCTACAGCGCCTTCCTGAGCGACTACGTCACCAACGACAACTACGCGTACTTCCAGCAGATGCAGAAGCGCGGGGTGGTCATCAGCAACCACACGCTCAACCACCGCTATCTGCCCGGCCTCTCCTACGCCGAGCAGAAGCGGGAGATCTGCGGCCAGCAGGAGAAGATCCTCAAGAACTACGGGAAGCGCCCCACCCTCTTCCGCCCGCCCTACGGCAACTACAACCGCGACACCCTCGTCGTCGCCAAGAGCTGCGGCATCACCGCCGTGCCCCTGTGGTCCGCCGAGGCCTTCGCCGACCACATGGAGTGGCGCGAGTGGGACCGGGACCTGCACCCCGGCGACATCGTCCTCACCCACTTCCGGGGCAAGGGCGCCTGGAAGGGCACGATGCCCGACATGATCCGCCTGGTCATGAAGACCATCACGGACAAGGGGTACGCGGTGGCGAAGCTGGAGGACTACGTCTGA
- the rimI gene encoding ribosomal protein S18-alanine N-acetyltransferase, with product MRWWDIAPVLELEHALFPEDAWSPGMFWSELAHARGPGATRHYVVAEEPATGRIVGDAGLAALGDLSDVQTIAVSREAWGTGLGSELLTDLLKAATAFECATVLLEVRVDNTRAQKLYERFGFEPIGFRRGYYQPGNIDALVMRLTMQEHVAENGTE from the coding sequence ATGCGCTGGTGGGACATCGCACCGGTGCTGGAGCTCGAACACGCGCTGTTCCCGGAGGACGCCTGGTCGCCCGGCATGTTCTGGTCCGAGCTGGCCCACGCGCGCGGCCCCGGCGCCACCCGCCACTACGTCGTCGCCGAGGAACCGGCCACCGGCCGGATCGTCGGCGACGCCGGGCTCGCCGCCCTCGGCGACCTCTCCGACGTCCAGACCATCGCGGTCAGCCGCGAGGCCTGGGGCACCGGCCTGGGCTCCGAACTCCTCACCGACCTGCTGAAGGCCGCGACCGCCTTCGAGTGCGCCACCGTGCTCCTCGAAGTCCGGGTCGACAACACACGGGCGCAGAAGCTGTACGAGCGGTTCGGCTTCGAGCCGATCGGCTTCCGGCGCGGCTACTACCAGCCGGGGAACATCGACGCGCTCGTCATGCGCCTGACCATGCAAGAACACGTAGCGGAAAACGGGACTGAATGA
- a CDS encoding TetR/AcrR family transcriptional regulator, with translation MPGSEKTEKQTRKTEQKKKPVGRPRRLDPDVMVATARRIVEEEGVDALSMRRVAKELGSTPMALYHYVQDKDELLMLTLSGTAAAFPRPELPEDPRERMVAVAVHMHDIIGRIPWVLDILALGELTDRNALWMVEEIVDCALACGLSPARSVRAYRTIWSYVYGDLVFRRAAARRAEQPSRREFFPEMITEKDAAELPRLTEVKEHWREYAADYQTAAELDAIVEGLISRGTRG, from the coding sequence GTGCCAGGCAGCGAGAAGACCGAGAAGCAGACCCGGAAGACCGAGCAGAAGAAGAAACCGGTGGGCCGCCCCCGCAGGCTGGACCCGGACGTGATGGTCGCCACCGCGCGCCGCATCGTCGAGGAGGAGGGCGTGGACGCGCTCTCCATGCGGCGGGTGGCGAAGGAGCTGGGCAGCACGCCGATGGCGCTCTACCACTACGTGCAGGACAAGGACGAGCTGCTGATGCTCACCCTATCCGGCACCGCGGCCGCCTTCCCGCGCCCGGAGCTGCCCGAGGACCCGCGCGAGCGGATGGTGGCGGTGGCCGTGCACATGCACGACATCATCGGCCGCATCCCCTGGGTCCTGGACATCCTGGCGCTCGGCGAGCTGACCGACCGCAACGCGCTGTGGATGGTGGAGGAGATCGTCGACTGCGCCCTGGCCTGCGGGCTCTCCCCCGCCCGCTCGGTGCGCGCGTACCGGACGATCTGGAGTTACGTCTACGGCGACCTGGTCTTCCGCAGGGCGGCGGCCCGCCGGGCGGAGCAGCCCTCCCGGCGGGAGTTCTTCCCCGAGATGATCACGGAGAAGGACGCGGCGGAGCTGCCCCGGCTCACCGAGGTGAAGGAGCACTGGCGGGAGTACGCCGCCGACTACCAGACCGCCGCCGAGCTGGACGCGATCGTGGAGGGGCTGATCAGCCGGGGGACGCGGGGCTGA
- the groL gene encoding chaperonin GroEL (60 kDa chaperone family; promotes refolding of misfolded polypeptides especially under stressful conditions; forms two stacked rings of heptamers to form a barrel-shaped 14mer; ends can be capped by GroES; misfolded proteins enter the barrel where they are refolded when GroES binds) — protein MAKILKFDEDARRALERGVNKLADTVKVTIGPKGRNVVIDKKFGAPTITNDGVTIAREVELDDPYENLGAQLVKEVATKTNDVAGDGTTTATVLAQALVREGLRNVAAGASPAALKKGIDAAVKAVSEELLSTARPIDDKSDIAAVAALSAQDTQVGELIADAMDKVGKDGVITVEESNTFGLDLEFTEGMAFDKGYLSPYMVTDQERMEAVLDDPYILIHQGKIGSIQELLPLLEKVIQSGGSKPLLIIAEDVEGEALSTLVVNKIRGTFNAVAVKAPGFGDRRKAMLGDIATLTGATVIAEEVGLKLDQAGLDVLGTARRVTVSKDDTTIVDGGGNSDDVKGRVNQIKAEIESTDSDWDREKLQERLAKLAGGVCVIRVGAATEVELKEKKHRLEDAISATRAAVEEGIVSGGGSALVHAVKVLEGNLGKTGDEATGVAVVRRAAVEPLRWIAENAGLEGYVITSKVSELDKGQGFNAATGEYGDLVKAGVIDPVKVTRSALENAASIASLLLTTETLVVEKPAEEEADAGHGGHGHSH, from the coding sequence ATGGCGAAGATTCTGAAGTTCGACGAGGACGCCCGTCGCGCCCTTGAGCGCGGCGTCAACAAGCTTGCCGACACGGTCAAGGTGACGATCGGCCCCAAGGGCCGCAACGTCGTCATCGACAAGAAGTTCGGCGCACCCACCATCACCAACGACGGCGTCACCATCGCGCGCGAGGTCGAACTCGACGACCCGTACGAGAACCTCGGTGCCCAGCTCGTCAAGGAGGTGGCGACCAAGACCAACGACGTAGCGGGTGACGGCACCACCACCGCGACCGTCCTGGCCCAGGCGCTCGTCCGCGAGGGTCTGCGCAACGTCGCCGCGGGCGCCTCCCCGGCCGCCCTGAAGAAGGGCATCGACGCCGCCGTCAAGGCCGTGTCCGAGGAGCTCCTCTCCACCGCGCGCCCGATCGACGACAAGTCCGACATCGCCGCCGTGGCCGCGCTCTCCGCGCAGGACACCCAGGTCGGCGAGCTCATCGCGGACGCGATGGACAAGGTCGGCAAGGACGGTGTCATCACCGTCGAGGAGTCCAACACCTTCGGTCTGGACCTGGAGTTCACCGAGGGCATGGCCTTCGACAAGGGCTACCTGTCCCCGTACATGGTGACCGACCAGGAGCGTATGGAGGCCGTCCTCGACGACCCGTACATCCTGATCCACCAGGGCAAGATCGGCTCCATCCAGGAGCTGCTCCCGCTGCTGGAGAAGGTCATCCAGAGCGGTGGCTCCAAGCCGCTCCTGATCATCGCCGAGGACGTCGAGGGCGAGGCGCTCTCCACCCTCGTCGTCAACAAGATCCGCGGCACCTTCAACGCCGTCGCGGTGAAGGCCCCCGGCTTCGGTGACCGCCGCAAGGCCATGCTCGGCGACATCGCCACCCTCACCGGTGCGACCGTCATCGCCGAAGAGGTCGGCCTCAAGCTGGACCAGGCCGGTCTGGACGTGCTCGGCACCGCCCGCCGCGTCACCGTCTCCAAGGACGACACGACCATCGTCGACGGCGGGGGCAACTCCGACGACGTCAAGGGCCGCGTCAACCAGATCAAGGCCGAGATCGAGTCCACGGACTCCGACTGGGACCGCGAGAAGCTCCAGGAGCGCCTGGCGAAGCTGGCCGGCGGCGTGTGCGTCATCCGCGTCGGTGCCGCCACCGAGGTGGAGCTCAAGGAGAAGAAGCACCGCCTCGAGGACGCCATCTCCGCCACCCGCGCCGCGGTCGAGGAGGGCATCGTCTCCGGCGGTGGCTCCGCCCTCGTCCACGCGGTGAAGGTCCTGGAGGGCAACCTCGGCAAGACCGGCGACGAGGCCACCGGTGTCGCGGTCGTCCGCCGCGCCGCCGTCGAGCCGCTGCGCTGGATCGCCGAGAACGCCGGCCTGGAGGGTTACGTCATCACCTCCAAGGTCTCCGAGCTGGACAAGGGCCAGGGCTTCAACGCCGCCACCGGCGAGTACGGCGACCTGGTCAAGGCCGGCGTCATCGACCCGGTCAAGGTCACCCGCTCCGCCCTGGAGAACGCCGCGTCCATCGCGTCGCTGCTGCTCACGACCGAGACCCTGGTCGTCGAGAAGCCGGCCGAGGAAGAGGCCGACGCCGGTCACGGCGGCCACGGCCACTCCCACTAG
- the tsaE gene encoding tRNA (adenosine(37)-N6)-threonylcarbamoyltransferase complex ATPase subunit type 1 TsaE — protein MEAPHSSPAVDSRETDLPEAVTVTITVESPEQMQDLGRRLAGALAPGDLVMLTGELGAGKTTLTRGLGEGLGVRGAVTSPTFVIARVHPSLVGGPALVHVDAYRLGGGLDEMEDLDLDVSLPESVVVVEWGDGKVEELSEDRLRVLIDRATGDTDDERREVTLVGIGPRWAGLREDLA, from the coding sequence ATGGAAGCACCGCACAGCAGCCCGGCCGTCGATAGCCGGGAGACGGACCTCCCCGAGGCCGTCACCGTGACGATCACCGTCGAGTCGCCCGAACAGATGCAGGACCTGGGCCGCCGCCTGGCGGGAGCCCTCGCCCCCGGCGACCTGGTCATGCTCACGGGCGAGCTGGGCGCCGGGAAGACGACCCTGACCCGGGGGCTCGGCGAGGGCCTCGGCGTGCGCGGCGCGGTCACCTCGCCCACCTTCGTCATCGCCCGTGTCCACCCCTCCCTGGTCGGGGGCCCGGCGCTGGTCCACGTCGACGCGTACCGCCTGGGCGGCGGCCTCGACGAGATGGAGGACCTCGACCTCGACGTCTCGCTGCCGGAGTCGGTGGTGGTCGTGGAGTGGGGCGACGGCAAGGTCGAGGAGCTCTCCGAGGACCGGCTGCGCGTGCTCATCGACCGTGCGACCGGCGACACGGACGACGAGCGGCGCGAGGTGACCCTGGTGGGCATCGGCCCGCGCTGGGCGGGGCTGCGGGAGGACCTGGCGTAG
- the groES gene encoding co-chaperone GroES, with translation MSTTSSKVAIKPLEDRIVVQPLDAEQTTASGLVIPDTAKEKPQEGVVLAVGPGRFENGERLPLDVKTGDVVLYSKYGGTEVKYNGEEYLVLSARDVLAIVEK, from the coding sequence GTGTCGACCACCAGCTCCAAGGTTGCGATCAAGCCGCTTGAGGACCGCATTGTGGTCCAGCCGCTCGACGCCGAGCAGACCACGGCTTCCGGCCTGGTCATTCCGGACACCGCGAAGGAGAAGCCCCAGGAGGGCGTCGTCCTCGCCGTTGGTCCGGGCCGCTTCGAGAACGGCGAGCGTCTTCCGCTCGACGTCAAGACCGGCGACGTCGTCCTGTACAGCAAGTACGGCGGCACCGAGGTGAAGTACAACGGCGAGGAGTACCTCGTCCTCTCGGCCCGCGACGTCCTCGCGATCGTCGAGAAGTAA
- a CDS encoding VOC family protein, which translates to MQKITPCLWYDGQAKEAAEHYVAIFGGDSRVLDISYYGEAGPGTAGDVLTVSFRLAGQEYTGLNGGPQFPFTEAISLSVDCADQAEVDRLWAALSEGGEEGQCGWLKDRYGVSWQIVPNELPGLLADPDPAKAERTMKAMLGMGKLDIQALRDA; encoded by the coding sequence ATGCAGAAGATCACCCCCTGTCTCTGGTACGACGGCCAGGCGAAGGAGGCGGCCGAGCACTACGTCGCGATCTTCGGCGGCGACTCCCGCGTCCTGGACATCAGCTACTACGGCGAAGCCGGTCCCGGCACGGCGGGCGACGTCCTCACCGTCAGCTTCCGGCTCGCGGGCCAGGAGTACACGGGCCTCAACGGCGGCCCCCAGTTCCCCTTCACCGAGGCGATCTCGCTCTCCGTGGACTGCGCCGACCAGGCCGAGGTGGACCGGCTCTGGGCCGCGCTCTCCGAGGGCGGCGAGGAGGGGCAGTGCGGCTGGCTCAAGGACCGGTACGGCGTCTCCTGGCAGATCGTCCCGAACGAGCTGCCGGGGCTGCTGGCCGACCCGGACCCGGCGAAGGCGGAGCGGACGATGAAGGCGATGCTCGGGATGGGCAAGCTGGACATCCAGGCGCTGCGGGACGCCTGA
- the tsaD gene encoding tRNA (adenosine(37)-N6)-threonylcarbamoyltransferase complex transferase subunit TsaD, protein MAADEPLVLGIETSCDETGVGIVRGTTLLADAVASSVDTHARFGGVVPEIASRAHLEAMVPTIERALKEAGISARDLDGIAVTSGPGLAGALLVGVSAAKAYAYALDKPLYGVNHLASHICVDQLEHGPLPEPTMALLVSGGHSSLLLAPDITSDVRPLGATIDDAAGEAFDKIARVLNLGFPGGPVIDRLAKEGDPASIAFPRGLTGPRDAPYDFSFSGLKTSVARWIEAKRAAGEEVPVRDVAASFQEAVVDVLTRKAVRACKDEGVDHLMIGGGVAANSRLRALAEERCERAGIRLRVPRPGLCTDNGAMVAALGAEMVARNRRPSDLELSADSSLPVTEPHVPGKHQHAHDHDHVHEISKDNLYS, encoded by the coding sequence ATGGCTGCCGACGAACCCCTCGTACTCGGCATCGAGACCTCCTGCGACGAGACCGGCGTCGGCATCGTGCGCGGGACCACCCTGCTCGCCGACGCCGTCGCCTCCAGCGTCGACACCCACGCCCGCTTCGGCGGCGTCGTCCCGGAGATCGCCTCCCGCGCCCACCTGGAGGCGATGGTCCCCACCATCGAACGCGCCCTGAAGGAGGCCGGGATCAGCGCCCGCGACCTCGACGGGATCGCGGTCACCTCGGGCCCCGGGCTCGCCGGAGCGCTGCTGGTCGGCGTCTCGGCCGCGAAGGCGTACGCGTACGCCCTGGACAAGCCGCTCTACGGGGTCAACCACCTCGCCTCGCACATCTGCGTCGACCAGCTGGAGCACGGGCCGCTGCCCGAGCCCACCATGGCGCTCCTGGTCAGCGGCGGCCACTCCTCCCTCCTGCTGGCCCCCGACATCACCAGCGACGTCCGCCCCCTCGGCGCGACCATCGACGACGCGGCGGGCGAGGCGTTCGACAAGATCGCCCGGGTGCTGAACCTCGGCTTCCCCGGCGGCCCGGTCATCGACCGCCTCGCGAAGGAGGGCGACCCGGCGTCCATCGCCTTCCCGCGCGGCCTGACCGGCCCGCGCGACGCCCCGTACGACTTCTCCTTCTCCGGCCTGAAGACCTCGGTCGCCCGCTGGATCGAGGCGAAGCGCGCGGCGGGCGAGGAGGTGCCCGTACGGGATGTGGCGGCGTCCTTCCAGGAGGCCGTGGTCGACGTGCTGACGCGAAAGGCGGTGCGGGCCTGCAAGGACGAGGGCGTCGACCACCTGATGATCGGCGGCGGGGTGGCGGCCAACTCCCGGCTCCGCGCGCTGGCCGAGGAGCGGTGCGAGCGGGCGGGCATCCGGCTGCGGGTGCCGCGGCCCGGGCTCTGCACGGACAACGGCGCGATGGTCGCGGCGCTCGGCGCGGAGATGGTCGCCCGCAACCGGCGCCCCTCCGACCTGGAGCTGTCGGCGGACTCCTCGCTGCCGGTGACGGAGCCGCACGTTCCGGGGAAGCACCAGCACGCGCACGATCACGACCACGTGCACGAGATCAGCAAGGACAACCTCTACTCATGA
- a CDS encoding methyltransferase domain-containing protein, whose product MDRVNASTPATPADDPARAAFAALRTPEGEHLLAELRDHDPAAELATATRLRRTHPAELVSAALGQARLRQRAVAKFGAEDAYRMYFTPNGVEQATRTSVAAHRAARFAALGVRSVADLCCGIGGDAIALARAGITVLAVDRDPLTAEVARANAGALGLGALIEVRCADVTEIDTSPYDAVFVDPARRGGRGRIFDPEAYSPPLSWAVAAALKAPRAALKIAPGIPHEAIGPEAEAEWISDGGDVKEAVLWYGEGIAPGSFRATLLPSGATLTASAPLDAPPVGPVGRYLYEPDGAVIRAHLVADIVERCGGRLVDETIAYVTSDVPYSSPYVAGYEITDRLPFNMKKLKALLRERGVGVLTVKKRGSAVEPEELRRRMKLSGPNSATVFLTRVAGAPTMLIGHPLG is encoded by the coding sequence ATGGACCGGGTGAACGCATCGACCCCCGCCACCCCGGCCGACGACCCCGCTCGCGCCGCCTTCGCCGCCCTGCGCACCCCCGAGGGCGAGCACCTGCTGGCCGAGCTGCGCGACCACGACCCCGCCGCCGAGCTGGCCACCGCGACCCGGCTGCGCCGCACGCACCCGGCGGAGCTGGTGTCGGCGGCGCTCGGCCAGGCCCGGCTGCGGCAGCGGGCGGTGGCGAAGTTCGGGGCGGAGGACGCGTACCGGATGTACTTCACGCCCAACGGCGTCGAACAGGCCACCCGCACCTCGGTCGCCGCCCACCGCGCCGCCAGGTTCGCCGCGCTCGGCGTGCGCAGCGTGGCCGACCTGTGCTGCGGCATCGGCGGCGACGCCATCGCGCTGGCCCGCGCCGGGATCACCGTCCTCGCCGTGGACCGCGACCCGCTCACCGCCGAGGTGGCCCGCGCCAACGCCGGGGCGCTCGGCCTGGGCGCGCTGATCGAGGTGCGGTGCGCCGACGTCACGGAGATCGACACCTCTCCGTACGACGCCGTCTTCGTGGACCCGGCCCGGCGGGGCGGACGCGGCCGGATCTTCGACCCGGAGGCGTACTCACCGCCGCTCTCCTGGGCGGTGGCCGCCGCGCTGAAGGCCCCCCGCGCGGCGCTGAAGATCGCGCCCGGCATCCCGCACGAGGCGATCGGCCCGGAGGCGGAGGCCGAGTGGATCTCGGACGGGGGCGACGTGAAGGAGGCGGTGCTCTGGTACGGGGAGGGGATCGCGCCCGGCTCGTTCCGGGCCACCCTGCTGCCGTCCGGGGCCACCCTCACCGCCTCGGCCCCGCTGGACGCCCCGCCGGTGGGCCCGGTCGGGCGCTATCTGTACGAGCCGGACGGCGCGGTGATCCGGGCGCACCTGGTGGCCGACATCGTGGAGCGGTGCGGCGGGCGGCTGGTGGACGAGACGATCGCGTACGTCACGAGCGATGTGCCGTACTCCTCGCCGTACGTCGCCGGGTACGAGATCACCGACCGGCTGCCGTTCAACATGAAGAAGCTGAAGGCGCTGCTGCGGGAGCGCGGGGTGGGCGTACTGACCGTCAAGAAGCGGGGCTCGGCGGTCGAACCGGAGGAACTGCGCCGCCGGATGAAGCTGAGCGGGCCCAACTCGGCGACGGTGTTCCTGACCCGGGTGGCCGGGGCCCCGACGATGCTGATCGGGCATCCGCTGGGGTGA